From the genome of Vicia villosa cultivar HV-30 ecotype Madison, WI linkage group LG2, Vvil1.0, whole genome shotgun sequence, one region includes:
- the LOC131653920 gene encoding telomere repeat-binding factor 4-like produces the protein MGNQKQKWTPEEEEALHQGVQKHGTGKWKNILRDKEFAEKLCSRSNIDLKDKWRNLSVFPGQNSKDKSRTPKSKSLVIASASPATPASPAPLNVIMQNVTPVPQIQTPTSQPSQIEDAPPQYNSMIFEALSTIKDANGSDLSAIVSFIEQKHNLPQNQNFRRTLGSKLRRLVTQGRLEKVQNSYKIKDTSAETKPDVDSKPPAPKEMNSPAPAASNTSAFDNAMREASEIVAFRIADAENKSFLAAEAVKETERYAKFVEENDAMLKFAEELLEKCKLGGSFRFA, from the exons ATGGGAAATCAGAAGCAAAAGTGGAcacctgaagaagaagaagccttACATCAAGGCGTTCAAAAACACGGTACCGGAAAGTGGAAGAACATTCTCAGAGataaagagttcgctgagaaactCTGTAGCCGTTCCAACATTGATCTcaag GATAAATGGCGGAATTTAAGTGTTTTTCCTGGTCAAAACTCTAAAGATAAGTCTAGAACTCCCAAGTCGAAATCGTTGGTTATTGCTTCTGCTTCTCCTGCTACTCCGGCTTCTCCTGCTCCGCTTAATGTTATTATGCAAAATGTTACTCCTGTGCCTCAAATTCAGACTCCTACAAGCCAGCCTTCTCAAATTGAAGATGCTCCTCCACA GTACAATtcaatgatttttgaagctttaTCAACAATCAAAGATGCCAACGGGTCTGACTTAAGTGCTATTGTTAGCTTCATTGAG CAAAAGCACAACcttcctcaaaatcaaaatttcaGAAGGACACTAGGTTCAAAGCTAAGAAGGCTTGTTACTCAAGGGAGGCTCGAAAAG GTACAAAACAGTTACAAGATTAAGGATACCTCAGCGGAGACAAAGCCGGATGTTGACTCAAAACCACCTGCACCAAAAGAAATGAATTCACCAGCTCCAGCGGCATCTAATACTTCGGCATTTGATAATGCAATGAGGGAAGCTTCCGAAATTGTAGCGTTCAGAATTGCTGATGCAGAGAATAAGTCATTTTTGGCTGCTGAGGCAGTGAAGGAGACAGAAAGATATGCAAAGTTTGTCGAGGAAAATGATGCAATGTTAAAGTTTGCTGAAGAGCTTTTAGAAAAAT GCAAGCTTGGTGGAAGTTTTCGCTTCGCTTAA